The Vibrio rhizosphaerae genome includes a region encoding these proteins:
- the pstB gene encoding phosphate ABC transporter ATP-binding protein PstB, whose amino-acid sequence MNKFAIENLDLYYGDNQALKAINLPIPQRQVTALIGPSGCGKSTLLRCLNRMNDLIEGVKITGKLTMDGEDIYGNIDVSDLRIKVGMVFQKPNPFPMSIYENVAYGLRAQGIRDKKHIDEVVERSLRGAALWDEVKDRLKSHAFGLSGGQQQRLCIARTIAMEPDVILMDEPTSALDPIATHKIEELMEELKKNYTIVIVTHSMQQARRISDRTAFFLMGELVEHNDTQIIFSEPKDDRTRGYVNGDFG is encoded by the coding sequence ATGAATAAATTTGCGATTGAAAATTTAGATTTATATTACGGTGACAATCAGGCTTTAAAAGCGATTAATCTCCCGATTCCACAGCGTCAGGTTACCGCCCTGATTGGCCCGTCCGGGTGTGGAAAATCAACATTACTGCGTTGCCTGAACCGGATGAATGACCTGATCGAAGGGGTAAAAATCACCGGTAAACTGACTATGGACGGCGAAGACATTTACGGCAATATCGATGTGTCTGATCTGCGCATTAAAGTCGGGATGGTCTTCCAGAAGCCGAATCCTTTCCCGATGAGCATTTATGAGAATGTTGCTTACGGACTTCGTGCACAAGGCATTCGCGATAAAAAACATATTGATGAAGTCGTTGAGCGGTCCCTTCGCGGCGCAGCGCTGTGGGATGAAGTGAAAGATCGGCTCAAGTCTCACGCGTTTGGCCTGTCTGGTGGTCAGCAGCAACGTTTGTGTATTGCCCGGACGATCGCAATGGAGCCGGATGTCATCCTGATGGATGAGCCCACATCTGCGTTGGATCCGATTGCAACGCATAAAATCGAAGAATTGATGGAAGAGTTGAAGAAAAACTACACCATCGTGATTGTGACCCACTCAATGCAGCAAGCACGTCGTATCTCTGACCGGACGGCATTCTTCCTGATGGGTGAATTGGTCGAGCATAATGACACTCAGATTATTTTCAGTGAGCCGAAAGATGATCGGACCCGTGGCTACGTCAACGGTGATTTCGGTTAA
- the pnuC gene encoding nicotinamide riboside transporter PnuC — translation MDITSWFDINNTFMVIPIGGGYAMSWIEMIGTLFGLLCIWCASQEKIINYLFGLINVTLFGIIFYQIQLYGLLILQLFFFCANIYGWYAWSRPDAMNGEALKVRWLAKDKLIKTSVISVIAIMLLTVFIDPFFSVLASLAVGVLNTFGASITLSALDPDAFPFWDAAITVLSVVAQILMTRKYVENWILWVVINIISVGVYAAQGVYAMSIEYVILLFIALNGTKEWIQTAKANTSELEYRERVL, via the coding sequence ATGGATATAACTTCATGGTTCGACATTAACAACACCTTTATGGTGATCCCCATTGGTGGTGGTTATGCGATGTCGTGGATAGAAATGATAGGGACCTTATTTGGTTTGCTGTGTATATGGTGCGCCAGTCAGGAGAAAATCATCAACTATTTGTTCGGTCTGATTAATGTCACGTTGTTTGGGATTATATTTTATCAAATTCAACTTTACGGACTGCTGATTCTGCAACTGTTCTTCTTCTGTGCGAATATTTACGGTTGGTATGCTTGGTCACGGCCTGATGCGATGAATGGTGAAGCGTTGAAGGTGCGTTGGCTGGCAAAAGACAAACTCATCAAAACCTCTGTGATCAGTGTGATTGCGATTATGCTGCTGACCGTGTTTATCGATCCCTTCTTCTCAGTGCTCGCCAGTTTAGCGGTCGGGGTATTAAACACCTTTGGTGCTTCAATCACGTTAAGCGCGCTTGACCCGGATGCATTTCCGTTTTGGGATGCGGCGATTACAGTCTTGTCGGTCGTTGCGCAGATTCTGATGACGCGGAAATATGTTGAAAACTGGATTCTGTGGGTGGTGATTAACATCATTAGTGTCGGTGTTTACGCCGCGCAAGGTGTGTATGCGATGTCGATTGAGTATGTGATTTTGTTATTTATTGCACTCAATGGTACCAAAGAATGGATCCAGACGGCGAAAGCCAATACCAGTGAACTGGAATATCGGGAGCGGGTACTGTGA
- a CDS encoding nucleoside phosphorylase → MIQPHINVQSQQVAERVIVCGDPARAERIAGWCDDGQHLTTNREFSVYSAWFQGVNVTICSTGIGSPSMLIALEELKQCGATHVIRVGSSGALQSQIGLGDLIIAEGAVRDDGGSLSYLPKSYPAVADLALTTRMLDAAGKLGAVHHLGLVRSHDSFYTDEETQICQFWHQRGILAADMETSALLAVGRYRGLKVASVLNNVVLYEQDVQQGIAQFNQAEADMMQGEKLSALIALEALVTG, encoded by the coding sequence GTGATACAACCACATATTAATGTACAAAGCCAACAAGTTGCTGAACGGGTCATCGTCTGTGGTGACCCCGCACGTGCCGAGCGAATCGCCGGTTGGTGTGATGATGGTCAGCATTTAACCACGAATCGGGAATTTAGCGTTTATTCTGCCTGGTTTCAGGGGGTTAATGTGACGATATGCAGTACCGGTATCGGATCGCCATCGATGCTGATCGCTTTGGAAGAGCTAAAGCAATGTGGTGCGACACACGTGATTCGTGTGGGCTCTTCTGGTGCGCTGCAATCTCAGATCGGACTGGGCGACTTGATCATTGCCGAAGGCGCTGTGCGGGATGACGGCGGGTCACTGAGTTATTTGCCGAAAAGTTATCCTGCGGTTGCTGATCTCGCTTTAACGACGCGTATGCTGGATGCCGCCGGGAAACTTGGCGCGGTTCACCATTTGGGGCTGGTTCGCTCACACGACAGTTTTTACACCGATGAGGAAACACAAATCTGCCAGTTCTGGCACCAACGCGGTATTTTAGCGGCCGATATGGAAACTTCGGCGCTTTTAGCGGTGGGACGATATCGGGGTTTGAAAGTTGCCTCCGTGCTGAATAACGTTGTGTTGTATGAGCAAGATGTTCAGCAGGGGATTGCTCAGTTTAATCAGGCTGAAGCTGACATGATGCAAGGTGAAAAGCTTTCTGCGCTGATTGCGCTTGAAGCGTTGGTGACTGGCTAA
- a CDS encoding Crp/Fnr family transcriptional regulator, protein MQVQPNKNTRFYEYLQSQLPVFRQVLDDSCVAQRRFAAGEWLLTQGQKVDHLYVVSVGRVSMNITVASGKRFQLGEVQCDDHIFGEMEFFTQILCQWNVVAEEDIDVAVISAARLSQAMLHSPEITMFFASALAEDYQDSLNIYTQRLLWPIMYNIAYDLWVRHQSDVVLGGFERIDSEAERFGTTSRVYRRAVKALLDRGLVVKHGHHLAIGDLSKLKAFLDDKIDSDD, encoded by the coding sequence ATGCAAGTTCAGCCGAACAAAAATACACGTTTCTATGAGTACTTACAGAGTCAGTTACCGGTGTTCAGACAAGTATTGGACGATAGCTGTGTGGCCCAACGTCGTTTTGCGGCAGGCGAATGGCTATTGACCCAAGGACAAAAAGTCGATCATCTGTATGTTGTGTCTGTCGGACGCGTGTCGATGAATATTACGGTAGCGAGTGGTAAACGCTTTCAGCTTGGTGAAGTTCAGTGTGATGATCATATTTTTGGGGAAATGGAGTTCTTCACCCAAATTTTATGCCAGTGGAATGTTGTGGCCGAAGAGGATATCGATGTCGCGGTGATTTCTGCGGCCCGTTTGTCTCAGGCCATGCTCCATTCCCCGGAAATCACCATGTTCTTTGCCAGTGCTCTGGCAGAAGATTATCAAGACTCGCTGAATATTTACACGCAACGTTTACTCTGGCCCATCATGTACAACATCGCTTATGATTTATGGGTTCGTCATCAAAGTGATGTTGTGCTCGGTGGCTTTGAGCGGATTGACAGCGAAGCGGAGCGGTTTGGCACGACAAGCCGAGTGTACCGTCGTGCTGTTAAAGCTTTGCTTGACCGAGGACTTGTCGTTAAACACGGCCATCATTTAGCGATTGGTGACCTGTCAAAGTTGAAAGCGTTTCTCGATGATAAAATCGATAGCGATGATTAG
- the pncA gene encoding bifunctional nicotinamidase/pyrazinamidase translates to MTKALILVDVQNDFAPSGALPVPQGDEIIPIINQLLPCFDHVIATQDWHPQGHSSFASEHNKTPGECIELGGVTQVMWPDHCVQGTDGAAFIPGLNTGAIDYIVQKGTNPNVDSYSGFFDNQRIQATGLEDYLRQNGLTDVYIVGLATDYCVKFTALDAVELGFNTWVIQDACRGVDMTPGDVENALSEMQSAGCTFIQSSMFIQSSKVLN, encoded by the coding sequence ATGACTAAAGCGCTTATTTTAGTAGATGTACAAAACGATTTTGCCCCGAGTGGTGCTTTACCTGTCCCACAGGGGGATGAAATCATTCCAATTATCAATCAATTGTTACCGTGTTTTGACCATGTGATTGCCACTCAAGACTGGCATCCACAAGGTCATTCAAGCTTTGCATCGGAACACAATAAAACCCCGGGTGAGTGCATTGAACTCGGTGGCGTGACTCAAGTGATGTGGCCGGATCACTGCGTGCAAGGCACGGATGGTGCGGCATTTATCCCCGGATTAAACACCGGTGCGATTGATTACATCGTGCAAAAAGGTACCAACCCGAATGTTGATAGCTACAGCGGTTTTTTTGATAACCAGCGTATACAGGCAACGGGGCTGGAAGACTACCTCAGACAAAATGGCCTGACGGATGTGTATATCGTCGGTTTGGCGACGGATTACTGCGTAAAATTTACTGCCTTAGATGCCGTTGAACTCGGTTTTAACACTTGGGTGATTCAAGATGCCTGTCGTGGCGTTGATATGACACCGGGCGATGTCGAGAATGCCTTGAGCGAGATGCAAAGTGCGGGCTGTACGTTCATTCAATCCAGTATGTTCATTCAATCGAGTAAAGTTCTGAACTGA
- a CDS encoding YjiH family protein translates to MQDSTKAVDVAQPAESRSHFWRFLLPSLAGIFLFMAPLRYQGDLTIPVAILAATLRDFLDTYIVTIITLIIAGMAGLSLLYRCYQPAVIRRQPFLDQLLSPSPLWLIVRVIGGVAALSSLYHWGPAMIWEKNTGGMVLEGLLPTLFSVFIFAGLLLPLLLNFGLLELFGTLLSNVMRPIFNLPGRSAIDCMTSWLGDGSVGILLTSKQYEEKFYTQREAAVVGTTFSAVSITFSLVVIAQVKLEQLFLPFYATVCLAGLAAAIILPRIPPLSLKKDVYVDGSEPDRAADAIPDGHHSFSWGMKLAIQRAQQVTSGRAVVAEGLRNAADMVFGVLPVVMGLGTLALIVAEHTSAFALLGQPFIPFLQWLGVPEAVQASETLVVGFADMFIPAILASGIDNEMTRFIIAAMSVTQLIYMSEVGALLLGSRIPVNIVELFIIFILRTLITLPVITGVAHLIF, encoded by the coding sequence ATGCAAGACAGTACAAAAGCGGTTGACGTTGCACAACCTGCAGAATCCAGAAGCCATTTCTGGCGCTTTCTGCTTCCTTCATTAGCAGGGATTTTCCTGTTCATGGCCCCGCTCCGTTATCAGGGGGATTTAACGATTCCCGTTGCGATTCTTGCAGCAACGCTGCGTGATTTCCTCGACACATACATTGTGACAATCATTACGCTGATCATTGCCGGTATGGCGGGATTATCGCTGCTTTATCGCTGTTATCAGCCCGCCGTCATCCGGCGGCAACCGTTTTTAGATCAACTGCTATCGCCGTCGCCGCTTTGGCTGATCGTCCGGGTCATCGGGGGTGTGGCGGCACTCTCCAGTCTCTACCACTGGGGCCCGGCGATGATTTGGGAAAAGAATACCGGCGGTATGGTCTTGGAAGGCTTGCTGCCAACGCTATTTTCTGTCTTTATTTTTGCGGGATTGCTTCTGCCTTTGTTACTCAATTTTGGCTTGCTTGAGCTATTCGGCACGCTCTTGAGTAATGTGATGCGGCCTATTTTCAACTTACCGGGACGCAGCGCAATTGACTGTATGACGTCTTGGCTGGGAGACGGCAGCGTCGGTATTTTATTGACCAGCAAGCAATATGAAGAGAAGTTTTACACCCAGCGGGAAGCTGCCGTTGTCGGCACCACCTTCTCTGCGGTCTCGATTACGTTCAGTCTGGTGGTGATCGCTCAGGTCAAGCTGGAACAACTGTTTTTACCCTTCTATGCCACGGTCTGTCTTGCCGGTCTCGCTGCTGCGATTATTTTGCCGCGCATTCCCCCGTTAAGCCTGAAAAAAGATGTGTACGTCGATGGCAGTGAGCCTGACCGTGCAGCGGATGCGATTCCTGACGGACATCACTCCTTTTCCTGGGGGATGAAGCTGGCAATTCAGCGAGCGCAGCAGGTGACATCCGGTCGGGCCGTCGTGGCGGAAGGGCTGCGCAATGCTGCGGATATGGTGTTTGGTGTGTTACCGGTTGTGATGGGGCTGGGCACACTGGCACTGATCGTGGCAGAGCACACTTCAGCCTTTGCCCTGTTAGGTCAGCCTTTCATCCCGTTTTTACAATGGCTTGGAGTACCGGAAGCCGTTCAGGCCTCGGAAACTCTCGTTGTCGGTTTTGCGGATATGTTTATTCCGGCCATTCTGGCTTCAGGCATTGATAATGAAATGACCCGTTTCATTATCGCGGCCATGTCGGTTACCCAGTTGATCTACATGTCTGAAGTCGGAGCCTTACTGCTGGGCAGCCGTATTCCGGTCAATATTGTCGAACTGTTTATTATCTTCATCCTGCGCACCCTGATTACCCTGCCGGTCATCACCGGGGTGGCACATCTGATATTTTAA
- a CDS encoding isoamylase early set domain-containing protein yields MISKRFFKTKDEVEVTFELDIPETASNVAIVADFLDWKPEPMKKVAKSSTYKYKTRLPKGCEYQFRYLLGDSQWMNDPDADQYISNGYGGDNSLVFTHQ; encoded by the coding sequence ATGATTAGTAAGCGCTTTTTTAAAACCAAAGATGAAGTCGAAGTCACTTTTGAACTGGATATCCCTGAGACAGCGTCCAATGTTGCCATTGTCGCAGATTTTCTGGACTGGAAACCGGAGCCGATGAAAAAAGTCGCCAAATCTTCTACATATAAGTATAAAACGCGGCTGCCGAAAGGTTGTGAATATCAGTTCAGATATCTGCTGGGTGACAGTCAGTGGATGAATGATCCGGATGCTGATCAGTATATTTCCAATGGGTATGGCGGAGATAACAGTCTGGTTTTCACGCATCAGTAA
- a CDS encoding peptidoglycan DD-metalloendopeptidase family protein: MSLSRRQRVFILGLPLLVGVSFYTLLTDHSPRHSLDVSISSEQQLVDSLVAEQTQAPAENLPDYEYVIRSGDNLSTIFEQLGFGYRDLLKIMETDLNYLALDTLQPGDTLRFWRSKESNDLAKMSLQFSLVKQVVYTRLDDGSYAYKEIKIPGTWKQFPLIGEIQGSFSQSAYRLGLNSNEIEQMVSLLKDKVNFTKDLRAGDQLEIVQSRQFVGDQLTGNSEIQAIKISTRGTVVSAYLHTDGQYYDQDGHSLQKAFRRYPTSRHWRMSSPFNPFRRHPVTGRIMPHNGTDFATPVGTPVLSTGDGTVIIVRKHPYAGNYIVIRHDSTYMTRYLHLSKILVHRGQKVSRGQKIGLSGQSGRVTGAHLHYELIVKGRPVDAMKAKIPMATSVAKKEMKQFIAHRNKMDQLLERQELKLAAHTEDNGGQS; the protein is encoded by the coding sequence ATGTCATTGTCGAGACGACAGCGTGTTTTCATCCTGGGATTACCTTTATTGGTCGGGGTTTCTTTTTATACGTTACTGACCGATCACTCGCCCCGTCACAGCCTCGATGTCAGCATTAGTTCAGAGCAACAGCTGGTCGATTCGCTGGTTGCAGAACAAACACAAGCCCCCGCAGAAAACCTGCCGGATTACGAATATGTGATTCGTTCTGGAGATAACCTCAGTACCATTTTTGAACAACTTGGATTCGGCTATCGTGATTTATTGAAAATCATGGAAACGGATTTGAACTATTTGGCACTCGATACCCTTCAGCCCGGTGATACTCTGAGATTCTGGCGGAGCAAGGAAAGCAATGACTTAGCAAAAATGTCGTTGCAATTTAGCTTAGTCAAGCAGGTCGTTTATACCCGTCTGGATGATGGGAGCTATGCCTATAAAGAGATCAAAATCCCCGGGACTTGGAAACAGTTCCCCTTGATTGGTGAGATTCAGGGATCATTTTCACAATCGGCCTACCGACTGGGGCTCAACAGTAATGAAATTGAGCAGATGGTCAGTTTACTGAAAGACAAAGTGAACTTTACCAAAGATTTGCGCGCTGGCGATCAGCTTGAAATTGTTCAGTCCAGACAGTTTGTCGGGGATCAGCTGACGGGCAACAGTGAAATTCAGGCGATCAAAATATCTACCCGGGGAACGGTTGTTTCTGCATATTTGCATACTGACGGGCAGTATTATGATCAGGATGGACACAGCCTGCAAAAGGCATTTCGTCGCTATCCGACCAGTCGTCACTGGCGGATGAGTTCGCCATTTAATCCTTTCCGCCGCCATCCGGTAACAGGGCGGATCATGCCGCATAACGGAACCGATTTCGCGACCCCGGTCGGAACACCGGTACTGTCTACCGGTGATGGTACGGTGATTATTGTTCGTAAGCACCCATACGCCGGGAATTATATTGTGATTCGTCATGACAGCACTTATATGACGCGGTATCTGCATCTGAGTAAGATTTTGGTGCATCGCGGACAAAAAGTATCCAGAGGGCAAAAAATTGGCTTGTCCGGTCAGTCGGGGCGGGTGACTGGTGCTCATCTGCACTATGAGTTAATTGTGAAAGGGCGTCCGGTTGATGCCATGAAAGCTAAAATCCCGATGGCAACCTCGGTTGCCAAAAAAGAGATGAAACAATTTATCGCGCACCGGAACAAAATGGATCAGTTACTTGAGCGACAAGAGTTAAAGCTCGCGGCACATACCGAAGACAACGGCGGGCAGAGTTAA
- a CDS encoding putative bifunctional diguanylate cyclase/phosphodiesterase, producing the protein MNIREPRSSGAVDLQSISELISITDGSLYQKSTEMLHQATDSNAALLFEIDKIKQQRRLLAASSRELFDEDIGTHLDTLITYQLEYQPHQYYLIPAQVHQRYPQVNYLVKHQIEGYLGTMVNHTVSGDQIYLFVSLTQSPIVDPSIIVQWHRLVSQVVMQYRRFQHQTDRTDVLLNRLNYEVSHDDLTNLMNRSFLADTLERLVSASQSQFNFTLGMLDINDFKHINDLYGNYVGDQVLRFVAQTISACVQDEQLTFRIAGDEFAFITFDPQPATVCQDILARIRSGYQDIAHHITISASIGIASYKEESINADQLMLNASLALKNSKKLCPPAICCYDTHLSDEYHRKNQVIDALRGALNKNLDESQQELYVVLQPIVKQHQSTWKYFEVLCRWQSQVLGEISPVEFIAAAEQSGLIIELGHRVIELACLAKQHIEQSLNQKIRLSINCSAYELNHQSDYIQTLKERIVRYGFYPGEFTIEITETALLSQRAITGNILKELRNNGFKVALDDFGTGYSSLNYIHNYPIDCIKIDASFIKNMLCNETSEKVVSLIIQLAEQLDVDLVAEGVEEEQSLARLYEMGCTQIQGYLFSAPLPPEMVIHQLLEQKKSSR; encoded by the coding sequence ATGAATATAAGAGAACCACGCTCGTCCGGCGCAGTGGATTTGCAGTCGATTTCTGAACTGATTTCGATTACCGACGGCTCTCTCTATCAGAAATCAACCGAGATGTTGCATCAGGCAACCGATTCAAACGCTGCCCTGCTGTTTGAGATCGACAAAATAAAACAACAGCGGCGTTTGCTTGCGGCATCCTCGAGAGAACTGTTTGATGAAGACATCGGGACGCATCTGGACACACTGATTACGTATCAGCTTGAGTATCAGCCGCATCAGTATTACCTCATCCCGGCTCAGGTTCACCAACGCTACCCACAGGTCAACTATTTGGTAAAACATCAAATTGAAGGCTATCTGGGAACAATGGTGAACCATACGGTATCCGGTGACCAAATCTATCTGTTTGTTTCGTTGACACAATCCCCGATTGTCGATCCATCAATCATCGTACAGTGGCATCGTCTGGTCTCACAAGTCGTCATGCAATATCGTCGTTTTCAACACCAAACCGACCGAACGGATGTATTACTCAATCGCCTGAATTATGAAGTCTCCCACGATGACCTGACCAATTTGATGAACCGGAGTTTTCTGGCCGATACTCTGGAAAGACTGGTGTCAGCATCTCAAAGCCAATTTAATTTTACGCTAGGAATGTTGGATATTAATGATTTCAAACACATCAATGATCTCTATGGCAATTATGTCGGTGATCAAGTGTTGAGATTTGTTGCTCAAACGATTTCTGCATGTGTTCAGGACGAACAACTGACATTTCGGATTGCCGGAGACGAATTTGCGTTCATCACCTTTGATCCCCAGCCAGCAACCGTTTGTCAGGACATACTCGCTCGGATTCGGAGCGGATACCAAGATATTGCCCACCACATTACCATCTCGGCCAGTATCGGGATTGCCAGCTATAAGGAAGAATCAATCAATGCGGATCAACTGATGCTCAACGCCAGTCTGGCACTCAAAAATAGCAAGAAACTTTGTCCACCCGCTATTTGTTGTTATGACACTCATCTGAGCGATGAATATCACCGTAAGAATCAAGTGATTGATGCCCTCAGAGGTGCACTAAATAAAAATCTGGATGAGTCTCAACAGGAACTCTATGTCGTGCTCCAACCGATCGTCAAGCAGCATCAGTCCACCTGGAAATACTTTGAAGTGCTCTGCCGCTGGCAGAGTCAGGTGCTCGGTGAAATCTCCCCGGTGGAGTTTATTGCGGCGGCAGAACAGTCCGGCCTGATTATCGAACTCGGTCATCGCGTGATTGAACTCGCTTGTCTGGCCAAACAACACATTGAGCAATCACTGAACCAAAAAATCCGGCTGAGTATTAACTGTTCAGCCTACGAATTAAACCATCAGAGTGATTATATTCAGACGCTAAAAGAACGGATTGTGCGCTATGGTTTTTATCCGGGAGAATTCACCATTGAAATAACGGAAACCGCCCTTCTATCACAACGCGCCATCACGGGTAATATTCTCAAAGAGCTGCGGAATAACGGATTTAAAGTCGCGTTAGATGACTTCGGTACGGGTTACTCCAGCTTGAATTATATTCATAACTATCCGATCGACTGCATCAAGATCGATGCATCATTTATCAAAAATATGCTATGCAATGAGACCTCTGAGAAGGTTGTCAGTTTGATTATTCAACTGGCGGAACAATTGGATGTCGATTTAGTTGCCGAAGGCGTGGAAGAGGAACAATCACTGGCACGGCTCTATGAGATGGGTTGTACACAAATTCAGGGGTATTTGTTTTCGGCCCCCCTGCCGCCCGAAATGGTGATTCACCAGTTGCTCGAACAAAAAAAATCAAGCCGTTAG
- a CDS encoding porin has product MKKAVLTTAILTALVSGSSIAATVYDSKGTTLKVGGRAEARFNLSDQNESTTNSRFKDKSRARVNLVGKTALSDDLYGFGKYEAELDNSSSKGDGDGDNLTNRYFYAGMGTSIGEFSYGKQDSAQVQVTNFTDLMNTFDEEAADLIGGNKDKRDNNFVYSGQFDALSLQANYIASDKKDNDSFGISAVYGFTDNLTVGLGYVTQDSDASNSEDQFNIGAQFKMDALTLGALYGTGTAVTGGKEVDADDYEVGAKYKLGKTSLIAVYNFQEVDNKDTVDHLALEVEHKFNGHLRVYTGYKFEQLTKKDDQLQAGIRYDF; this is encoded by the coding sequence ATGAAAAAAGCAGTTCTGACAACAGCCATTCTTACAGCATTGGTATCCGGCTCTTCTATTGCTGCCACAGTCTATGATAGCAAAGGTACAACCCTGAAAGTGGGCGGTCGTGCCGAAGCGCGTTTCAATCTTTCCGACCAAAATGAATCGACTACAAATAGTCGTTTTAAAGACAAATCCCGTGCCCGGGTTAATCTGGTCGGCAAAACTGCACTATCTGATGATTTGTATGGCTTTGGTAAATATGAAGCAGAACTCGATAACAGTAGCAGCAAAGGTGACGGGGATGGCGATAACCTGACCAACCGTTATTTCTATGCAGGTATGGGAACCAGCATTGGTGAGTTCTCTTATGGTAAGCAAGATTCAGCGCAGGTTCAGGTCACCAACTTTACTGATCTGATGAATACCTTCGATGAAGAAGCTGCTGACCTTATCGGCGGTAACAAAGATAAGCGTGACAACAACTTTGTTTATTCCGGTCAGTTCGATGCCCTGAGTCTTCAGGCGAACTATATTGCCTCAGACAAAAAAGACAATGACAGTTTCGGTATCTCGGCAGTGTATGGCTTCACGGATAACCTGACGGTTGGTCTGGGCTATGTCACGCAAGACAGTGACGCCTCTAACTCTGAAGACCAATTTAATATCGGCGCACAGTTCAAAATGGATGCATTAACATTGGGTGCACTATACGGCACAGGAACAGCCGTTACCGGTGGCAAAGAAGTTGATGCCGATGACTATGAAGTGGGTGCAAAATACAAGCTTGGCAAAACATCACTGATCGCGGTCTATAACTTCCAAGAAGTTGATAACAAAGATACGGTCGATCATCTTGCGCTGGAAGTTGAGCATAAGTTCAATGGTCACCTGCGTGTTTATACCGGCTACAAGTTCGAACAGCTGACGAAAAAAGACGATCAACTCCAAGCGGGTATTCGTTACGATTTCTAA
- a CDS encoding acyl carrier protein phosphodiesterase — protein sequence MNFLAHLHLAQACQSSPLGNLLGDFVKGDPQGRYPEPVVKGIHLHRFVDAYTDRHPLVRALKSCFPAESRRFAPIGLDLFWDHCLARDWHELHDHPLDRFCQTVHGQIEQELTFTPPESFMQVHQRMWQGRWLESYAEFENIEFALQRMSRRSPRMQALTSCIPSLKTHYQHLSENFTQFYPQVLEAVSVASAEMESGNA from the coding sequence ATGAATTTTTTAGCTCACCTGCATCTTGCTCAGGCCTGTCAGTCCAGTCCGCTGGGAAACTTGTTGGGGGATTTTGTCAAAGGTGACCCGCAGGGACGCTACCCTGAGCCCGTTGTGAAAGGGATTCACTTACATCGTTTTGTGGATGCATATACGGATCGACATCCACTGGTGCGAGCACTGAAATCCTGTTTCCCGGCAGAGAGCCGCCGGTTTGCCCCTATCGGACTCGATTTATTCTGGGATCACTGTTTAGCCCGTGACTGGCATGAGCTACATGACCACCCCCTTGATAGATTTTGCCAAACCGTGCATGGGCAAATTGAGCAAGAGTTGACGTTTACGCCACCGGAATCTTTTATGCAGGTTCACCAACGGATGTGGCAAGGGCGCTGGCTGGAGTCTTACGCCGAATTCGAGAACATTGAGTTTGCTTTACAGCGGATGTCGCGCCGCTCACCCCGGATGCAGGCGCTCACCAGCTGTATTCCATCGCTGAAGACTCATTATCAACATTTGTCTGAGAACTTTACTCAGTTCTATCCACAAGTTCTGGAAGCAGTCAGTGTGGCATCTGCAGAGATGGAATCAGGGAACGCATGA